One part of the Aneurinibacillus sp. REN35 genome encodes these proteins:
- a CDS encoding Vga family ABC-F type ribosomal protection protein, which yields MMLLEANDVKISVQDRLLVDVRMLGIYKNDRIGLVGRNGSGKTSLLQVLAGKTEPEEGVVTIRATSELLPQLKHQDSVKSGGEVTQEYINEVFTKNPAILFADEPTTNLDTTHIEWVEKKLSVWKGALVIVSHDRAFLDALCTTIWEIDEGRLSIYKGNYSDYVKQKEEQKRQQEIAYEKYEKKKKQLEEAAKLKEKKANRATKAPKSVSPSEAKITGAKPYFAKKQKKLQQTVKAMETRIDKLEKVEKVKEATPIKMNLPNEAVFKGRTIVRAVEVPGMIGRRVLWEPASFHIRGGDKVAIIGPNGSGKTTLIKKMIHQKEGITLSPSMKIGYFSQNLSILDSQRTVLENVSVTSKQDETLIRTVLARLRFFRDDVHKPVGVLSGGERVKVALAKLFVSDINTLILDEPTNFLDTEAVEALESLLIEYEGTVIFVSHDRQFIENVATRILAIDEKKIEVFEGTFAEYKRQVQAQSRDTTEDQRLVIETKLSEVLSKLSLEPSEELEREFQKLLQEKRRLENTT from the coding sequence TTGATGTTATTGGAAGCGAACGATGTGAAAATCTCTGTCCAAGACCGCTTACTAGTAGATGTGCGAATGCTTGGCATTTATAAGAATGATCGAATTGGTCTTGTCGGGAGAAACGGAAGCGGCAAGACGAGTTTACTGCAGGTATTAGCAGGAAAGACAGAACCTGAAGAAGGGGTTGTCACGATTCGTGCCACGAGCGAATTGCTGCCGCAATTAAAGCACCAGGATAGCGTCAAAAGCGGTGGCGAGGTAACTCAAGAATATATTAATGAAGTATTTACGAAGAATCCAGCCATTCTTTTTGCGGATGAGCCGACGACGAACCTGGATACCACCCATATTGAATGGGTGGAGAAGAAACTCTCGGTGTGGAAGGGCGCTTTGGTAATTGTTTCTCATGACCGCGCTTTTCTGGATGCGCTCTGTACGACAATATGGGAGATCGATGAAGGAAGGCTGTCTATTTATAAAGGGAACTATTCCGATTATGTCAAGCAAAAGGAGGAGCAGAAGCGCCAGCAGGAGATCGCCTATGAGAAATACGAAAAAAAGAAGAAACAGCTTGAAGAAGCCGCAAAACTAAAAGAGAAGAAAGCAAACAGAGCAACGAAAGCGCCAAAATCAGTTAGTCCGTCTGAAGCAAAAATTACCGGAGCGAAGCCGTATTTTGCGAAGAAGCAGAAGAAGCTTCAGCAGACGGTTAAAGCGATGGAAACGCGCATAGACAAACTGGAGAAGGTAGAGAAGGTAAAGGAAGCGACTCCGATTAAAATGAATCTGCCGAACGAAGCCGTTTTTAAAGGACGGACCATTGTGCGGGCGGTCGAGGTGCCGGGGATGATCGGACGCCGTGTTCTTTGGGAGCCGGCAAGCTTTCACATCCGGGGTGGGGATAAGGTGGCGATCATTGGGCCGAACGGCAGCGGAAAAACGACACTGATAAAGAAGATGATCCACCAAAAGGAGGGAATTACTCTCTCTCCTTCCATGAAAATCGGCTATTTCAGCCAGAATTTAAGCATATTGGACAGCCAGCGGACAGTGCTAGAAAATGTAAGCGTCACCTCAAAGCAGGATGAGACCCTGATCCGGACGGTACTTGCAAGGCTGCGATTCTTTCGGGACGATGTGCATAAGCCTGTCGGTGTTTTGAGTGGAGGCGAGAGGGTAAAGGTTGCTTTGGCAAAGTTGTTTGTCTCTGATATTAATACGCTCATTCTCGATGAGCCGACGAATTTTCTTGATACGGAAGCGGTGGAAGCGCTGGAATCGTTATTGATCGAATACGAAGGTACCGTGATATTTGTGTCCCATGACCGGCAGTTTATCGAGAATGTCGCCACAAGAATTCTTGCGATTGATGAGAAGAAGATTGAGGTATTTGAAGGAACGTTTGCAGAATATAAGCGGCAGGTGCAAGCACAAAGCCGGGATACAACAGAAGACCAACGGTTGGTAATTGAAACAAAGCTCTCGGAAGTGCTGAGCAAGCTTAGCTTAGAGCCTTCGGAAGAACTGGAGAGGGAGTTTCAGAAGCTTCTACAGGAGAAGCGAAGGTTGGAGAATACCACATAA